ttctcagtgtGGAGGTCTTTTTCTAAGAGGGGAATCTCAGTGGGTCAGTTTTGAGTTTGACTTCTCTAGCCTCTTCAGTCTTTCctaccacaggacctttgcactcaCTGGTTGTTGGAAAGGGCAAAACCTCTCCCAATTTCAGCTGCTGTTCTCTGGTTAGCATGTGACATTTTCCAGGAAGTGTTGGTTGGCTATTTTGTGGTCTCATATTTTCAGGTCCATCAGACACCTTCCTTGCTCCCTCTGCTCTCACCCATATAGATGCAACTATCATGCTAGTCTTGTGGCTGTTGCTGGTTTGTCCTTACCTCCTTATATTTTGAGGTTGATGGGGATACCTTGTCACTTAGTTTTGTTGTAATTTTATCCATGGGTTTTAAGTTTTGATCTGCTTTTAGGTGGAGATTCAGAGATATTTAAAAATGCTGCTGCTGCCTTTGactaaatttgattttaattttaacaggCACCCTATTTGTTGATCTCTCCAATGAGACCAGATAAAAAATTGCATAGGCAAGCTTTCCAATTCATTCAAAATTCAGTTAACACAGAAGTTCAAATAGGTGATTTTTGCATGTATGCTAATCAGGATTTATTGAAAACTGCAACCCCTCACATAAATCACTGAGTTAGCACAGATTTAGCCCTATCATTTTACACCATCTATAACTACATATGCATTACACTCTAATACCTATTAAACCAATACCTGATGTACAGCATGAAATTCTAAATACTGCAAGACAAGTATCATGTAGGGTATTAGTGGTAACTATTATCTAACAGAAACGTTCAATTAATAAGCACATTCCTATTGCCAGTAAGTTAATCGTACTGAATCTCTGACTCATTCTTGAAATAATTAATTCTCTAATTCCCTATGAATTTGCAGTGTATATATAGaatgttaaaagaatttttttttgtttttggcagttTGGGAAATTATGCATCACTTCATGGACAAATATATTGTAAACCTCACTTTAAACAACTTTTCAAATCTAAAGGAAATTATGATGAGGGTTTTGGACACAAACAGCATAAAGATAGATGGAATTGCAAAACTCAAAGCAGCTCAGTTGACTTTACTCCTAATGAAGAACCAAATATGTGTAAAAACAGTGCGGAAAACACCCCCATGCTTGGAGAGCTTAATAAGCATTTAGATGCTGATAACAGTGAAGGGCAAAGGGATGATTTGAGAAAATGTGGTGAGaggggaaaattaaaaatcatttggcCCCCTTCCAGGGAGATGCCTAAGAAAACACTCCCCCTTGAGGGAGAGCTCAAAGTGAGTAAACCTAAATGGCCGCCAGAAATGACAACCCCTACATCTGCTGCATTTAAAAGTGACTCGTTGATAGAACACatgaaaactctggaaaataaacTACAAGAACAGAATAACATGTCTTTCCTGCAGCCATACCTGCAGTCCATCCATATGTCTCAGAAAGAGGATGTTACAGGAATCAAAGTAATGGAAATGCACGAAGCAAAAAGagatgagaagaaggaaggaaataagaatgtGCAAGATAAGCTGAATGAGGCTGAAGATACAAAGAATAAGAGGAAAAGTGAAATGGATCTTAATGACAACATTAATGTGGTTGTGCAGAGTgctgagaagaagaaaaatgaaaaaactaatgAACCTGATGGTGCAGAAGTTTTACAGGTTGCTAACGCTGATGATGAGGCAGTGCCGGAAAATCATAAAGAGAATttgaataagaataataataacaattatgtAGCAGTCTCATACCTGAGTAATTGCAGGCAGAAGACATCTATTTTAGAATTCCCTAATCTATTGCCACTGTCAAGTGAAGCACACTACCCTGCAAATGAGTATCAAgttgaaaagttagaaaatgcttctagaaTCTCAGAGTTACTTGGTatatttgaatctgaaaagaCTTACTCAAGGAATGTACTAGCTATGGCTCTGGATAAACAGACTGACAGAGCTACTGCTGGCAGTCCTGTGCAGTCTGTCCCCAAGGCGGGCCTGAATGGTGGGATCATAGTAAAGGGGGAAAGTTCAACGCCCTCTTCTGACCCAAGTATCTTAAACATCAAAAGATATCATTCGAATAACAAAAATCTAcacttcttcttttctaacactGTGAAAATCACTGCTTTTTCCAAGAAGAATGAGAACGTTTTTGAGCGAAACTTAGTAGATTCTGTAGATCAAGTTAACAATATGCCATGTTTGTATTTAAGAGAACTGGGGAAGGACATCAGACATTGGCATGGTGAAACAGTAGGAGCGGCACACATTAACGAAAAAAGTTTTGATGCTCCCAGCA
The genomic region above belongs to Camelus ferus isolate YT-003-E chromosome 5, BCGSAC_Cfer_1.0, whole genome shotgun sequence and contains:
- the XIRP2 gene encoding xin actin-binding repeat-containing protein 2 isoform X3; protein product: MARYQAAVSRGDCRSFSANMMEESEMCTVPGGLARVKKQFEKDKIASSYDTFSQHQYQHQNRSEQEVICSSQVDISRSSQEMERNEQETSKAQKIDVVGTEMVSHLGKHTKEINQASQLHQYVQETVIDTPEEEEIPKVSTKFLKEQFEKSAQEKVLYSDKETTPAKQIKKLQLQDKETCILCQKTVYPMECLVADKQSFHKSCFRCHHCNSKLSLGNYASLHGQIYCKPHFKQLFKSKGNYDEGFGHKQHKDRWNCKTQSSSVDFTPNEEPNMCKNSAENTPMLGELNKHLDADNSEGQRDDLRKCGERGKLKIIWPPSREMPKKTLPLEGELKVSKPKWPPEMTTPTSAAFKSDSLIEHMKTLENKLQEQNNMSFLQPYLQSIHMSQKEDVTGIKVMEMHEAKRDEKKEGNKNVQDKLNEAEDTKNKRKSEMDLNDNINVVVQSAEKKKNEKTNEPDGAEVLQVANADDEAVPENHKENLNKNNNNNYVAVSYLSNCRQKTSILEFPNLLPLSSEAHYPANEYQVEKLENASRISELLGIFESEKTYSRNVLAMALDKQTDRATAGSPVQSVPKAGLNGGIIVKGESSTPSSDPSILNIKRYHSNNKNLHFFFSNTVKITAFSKKNENVFERNLVDSVDQVNNMPCLYLRELGKDIRHWHGETVGAAHINEKSFDAPSSEFTTKPSFPGAEIQSEQLTVEEQIKRNRCYSDTE